The Amycolatopsis coloradensis sequence TCGGCACCGCCTGCGGCGCGCTGTCGCGGGTGTTGACCCTGTTGCGTGCCAAGGAGAGTCGTCAGCGGTTCAACCTCGACTCCGAGCTGTTGCTGAGCAGGCTCGGTTCGGCACGGCAGCGGGTGGACGCCGTGCACGCCCTGCTGCGGCGGACCGCGCACATGGTGGTGGAGGCGGACGACCTGTCGCGGCCGCGCAACCAGCTCATGCTGAACACGCTGAAGATCACCGCCGCCGAGCAGTGCCACGCCGCGGTGGAGGACCTGATCGACGCGGTCGGCCTGCAGCACGGCTACTTGAAGGGCTCGCCAACCGGCCTGGAGCGGGCGTTGCGCGACCTGCGGTCCGCGGCGCTGAACTACAGCAACGACCGGCTGCGGCTCGCGGACGGCCGATTGGCCCTGCTCGACCCGGAGGTTCGCCTTGCCTGAGTCGCCTTATACGTGTGACGCGCCGACCGGCGGGCCCGAGATCTGGGCCGCGCTTGGCGCGGCCGACGCTCTGCGCTCGGCGTATCGGGGCGGCGATCCGGCCCTTGGCGTGGATCCCGCGGGCATCGGCCACCTGCTGTCCGAAGTGGACGCCCAGGCGAGCGTGGGGGCCACTCTGTCGCTGTGCGTCCAGCTAGCCACCGCCGTGCCGCTGCTCGCCACCGGCTCAGGCCCGTCCGAAGCGGCGCTGGCGGACGCGCTCGCCGGGAACTCGGTGACCGCATTGGCCGCCACGGACACCAATGCGGGATCGGACCTGACCGCGCTCGGCACCGAGGTGACCATCGGCGACCGCGAGCTGGTGCTCAACGGCGGGAAGCGCTGGATCACCAACGCCACCCAGGCCGACCAGATCCTGGTGCTGGCCCGCCACCGCCCAGGACGGCATTTCACCAACTTCACCTGGGTCCTCGTACCGGCTTCGGCCCCTGGGGTGACAGCGCGCCGCGCGGACACCGAACTGTTCGCGGGCGCCGGCGTCGGTCAGCTGACCTTCGAGGACGTGCGGTTGCCCCGCGAGCACCTGGTCGGCAGGCCAGGCCGGGGACTGGCCGCCTTCGCCCGCCAGATCGCGGTGGAACGGCTCGCCGGTGCCCTGTGGGCGGTCGCGCTGTGCCGGCGCGCGCTGGCCGCCACGAAGACAAGGCTCGAGGACTCCGCGCGGTCCGATGAGCCGCTGTGGCGACACGACGGCATTCGGCAGCGGTTTGCCACGTGCGTGGTGGCGGTGCGGCAATTGCACGCGCTGTGCCAGGAACTCGGTGACCGGGTGGCGAGCGGGCATGACACCGCGGCCGCCGCGTTGCTGAAGGCCGGCGCGGGGATGACCGTCGAACGGGTGCTGGCGGAATGCGCCCAGCTGCAAGGAGCCGACGGATTCGCGACCGGCGGCGCGCAGTGGCTTCGCGCCCAGGCCGCGGTCTTCGGGATCGGCGGCGGGGCCACCGAGGTCGTGCTGTCCGCGGTCGCGGACTCGGCGGACATGCTGCTGGCGGAGACAGCCTAGGAGGGATCTCGATGAACGACGCCCGTACGCTCGATGACTGGTTCACCGCCACCGTGGCGGAGTTCGGTGACCTGACCGCCTTGGAGGTGGCAGGCGAACGGTTCAGCTATACCGAGCTCGACGCCTTGGCGAGAGGGCTGGCCGGGGTGCTGATCGCCGAGCATGGCGGTGCGCCGGCGAGGATCGGGCTGCTGGCCGCGCGCTGCCCGCTGGCCTACGCGGGATATCTCGCGGCGCTACGGCTCGGCGCCACGGTCGTTCCCTTGAACCCGGCGTTCCCGGCGGCCCGTAATGCCGCGATCACCCGAGCGGCCCGCCTTGACCTGGTGCTGGCGCAAAAGGACACGCCTGGGTATGACGATTTGCCGGTGCCCGTCGTGTGGGCCGATCCCCGGTTGGACACGTTCCGTGCGGGCGCCGACCCCGTCCTGCCCAGCTCGACGGCCGGTCCGGAGGATCTCGCTTATATCCTCTTCACCTCGGGTTCCACTGGGACGCCGAAAGGTGTGCCGATTCAGCACCGCAACGTTTCCGCCTATCTCGACTACGTGATCCCCTTGTACGGCTTGGGTCCGGGCGCGCGGGTCTCGCAGATCTTCGACCTCACCTTCGACCCGTCCGTGCGCGACATGTTCCTCGCGTGGGGCTCGGGTGCGACGTTGGTGGTGCCCAGCGGCAACGACATTCTCGCGCCGGTGCGGTTCGTGAATCGGGCGCGCTTGACGCATTGGTGCTCGGTGCCCTCCGTGGTTTCGTTCGCGATGCGGCTGCGCGGCCTCGCTCCCGGCAGCATGCCGACCTTGCGGTGGAGCGTGTTCTGCGGCGAGGCGCTGACCACGAGCCAGGCGGAGGCGTGGCAGGCCGCGGCTCCGGACAGCGCGTTGGAGAACAGCTACGGCCCCACCGAAGTGACCATCACCTGTACCGGATACCGCCTGCCGGAACAGGTCGGGCGATGGCCGCGCACGGCGAACGGCACCGTCCCCATCGGAACCATGTACCCGGCACTGGAGACCTTGATCGTCGGTGACGACGGGACGCGCTCGGAGGACGGCGAACTGTGCGTGCGCGGGCCGCAACGGTTCCCGGGTTACCTGGACCCCGCCGAGAACGTCGGCCGGTTCGTCACGTTCGACGGTGAACGCGCCGGCGTTTACGACGGCTCGGCGCCCTTGACCGAACAGCACTGGTACCGCACTGGAGACCGGGTACGAGTCGAGGACGGCCAGCTCGTCCACTACGGCAGGCTCGACCACCAGATCAAAATCCGCGGCTACCGAGTGGAGCTCGGCGAGATCGAAGCAGCTCTCCGGGCGCAACCAGGCGTGCGAGACGCGTTCGTCGTCGCCGTGGCCGGCTTGAACGGTGAGTTGGACCTCGAAGCCGCATACACCGGCGTCGCACAGGATGCCGAGGTACTCCTCGCCTGCCTGAGGACGAGGCTGCCCAACTACATGGTGCCGCGTGGTGTGACGGCATTCGATCGGCTGCCGCTCAACCCGAACGGCAAAGTGGATCGAGCCGCATTGGCCGCCAGCCTCGGCGCGGGCGACTGAGGCGCCTTCTGGGTATAGGTGACGGGCGAGGGTCGGGACACCGGGTCGAAACGCCACTCACGACCCGACCCCTTGCGGTTCCGATGGTGACCACTATTTGACGGGTAGGTCAACTATGGCGTGGCGGTCTCCCTTGTCACGTCGCGGCTGGCCGTGAAGGCCTCCTTGCCTACCCTCAGGGTAGGGAAGGAGGCCTTCACGGACGTACCGTCGGCACGAGACACGTTTGCCTTACTCCTCAATAAGCGACCAGATACGCCCTGATACTCCAGTCGAGGGAAGGGGCCATTACGTACCTACTCGCCACCGCCACGGGGCAGTGCGGCTCAAGATCCACAGAGGACAGCGCGCAGCGCCTCGAGAACGGCCGGATCCTCGATCGTCGGAGGCACCGGGTCGGTACGCCCATCCGCGATACCACGCATGGTTTTCCGTAAGATCTTCCCGGACCGTGTCTTGGGCAATGCCTCCACAATGGACACGTCGCGGAAGGCGGCGAACGGCCCGATATCCTGTCGTACCAGTGCGACCAATTCACTGCTCAGCGTGCTGTCATCGATGTCGGCTCCGGTTTTCAGAACCACGAATCCCCGGGGCAACTGGCCTTTGAGCTGGTCTTTGATGCCGATCACGGCGCATTCCGCCACGGCAGGGTGAGAGGCGAGCACCGCTTCGATCGAGCCGGTCGACAGCCGGTGACCTGCGACGTTGATGACGTCATCCGTCCGGCCCATTACGAACAGGTACCCGTCCTCGTCGATGTACCCGGAGTCGCCGGTGAGGTAATAACCGGGATGCTGTGAGAGGTATTCCTCACGGTACCGCTCGTCGGCGCCCCACAGCGTTGGCAGTGAGCCCGGCGGTAGCGGCAGGGTGATCACAATTGCGCCCTCTTCGCCGGCGGGGAGCTGTCCACCGGCCCGGTCCAGAATGCGCACGTCCCAGCCTGGCACGGGTTTCGTCGAAGAACCGGCCTTGACCGGCATGGGTTCGAGACCGCGCGGATTCGCCGCGATGGGCCAGCCGGTCTCGGTCTGCCACCAGTGATCGATGACCGGAACGCCCAGTTTCCCGCTGGCCCAGTGATAAGTCTCCGGATCGAGCCGTTCGCCTGCCATGAACAAGGTCCGGAATCGTGAAATATCGTATTTGGCCAGTTCGGTCGCGTCCGGATCAATTTTCTTGATGGCCCGCAATGCGGTCGGTGCGGCGAACAGCGCGTTGACCCCGTGCTCGGCGATCACCCGCCAGAAAGCGCCCGCATCGGGCGTACCGACCGGTTTCCCCTCGTACAGAACGGTCGTGGCGCCGATCAGCAGTGGCGCGTAGACGATGTAAGAATGCCCGACGACCCAGCCGACGTCCGAGGCCGCCCACCAGACGTCGCCGGGGTGGATGTCGTAGACCGCGCCCATCGACCAGGCCAGCGCGACCGCGTGGCCGCCGGTGTCGCGCACGACGCCCTTCGGCTTCCCCGTCGTGCCGGAGGTGTACAGGATGTACAGCGGATCGGTCGCGGCGACCGGCACGGGTTCCGCCGGCGACGCGTCCCGGATGACGTCCGTCCAGTCGAGGTCCCGCTCGCCGAGTTCGGCGCGAGCGCGCTCACGTTGAAGGTAGACGACGTGATCCGGTTGATGCGAGGTGACTCCGAGAGCCGCGTCGATGATCGGCTGGTACTCGACGGTCCTGGTCGGTTCGATCCCGCACGAGGCCGCCACGATCACCTTCGGCTTGGCGTCGTCGATCCGCGCCGCCAGCTCCTTGGGCGCGAATCCGCCGAACACCACAGAGTGCACCGCGCCGAGCCGCGCGCAGGCGAGCATGGCGATGACGGCCTCGGGCACCACCGGCAGGTAGACGAGCACGCGGTCGCCCTTCGCGACCCCGAGCGAGGCGAGGGCTCCGGCGAATCGCGCGACTTCGTCCAGCAGTTCGGCGTAGGTGTACCGCCTGGTGGAGCCGGTGACGGGCGAATCCCAGATCAACGCCGTCCGGTCGCCGTGGCCCGCGTTGACATGCCGGTCGAGTGTGTTGAACGAGGTGTTCAGCTCGCCGTCGGAAAACCAGCGGTACATCGGCGCGTTCGCGTCGTCCAGTGCCTTGGTCGGGGGGCGGGTCCAGTCGATCGCTTTGGCGGCTTCGAGCCAGAAGCCATCCGCATCTTCCAGGCTGCGACGGTAGGTTTCGGTATACGTGCCCATGGTTCCGGCTCTCCTTTTGATCGGCTGGCCCTCGTAACCGGCAGGGCGCTCTACCGTCACTCACGACCCGCCCCTTCGCACCGGCCGGTCGGTTCTCCGGTGAAAACGTTACGGTTCCCCGATCCGTGCGGACGTCTCCGTGATTGCTCCGGCGAACCGGTGTGACCGCGAAAGTATGGGGCGATTTTCCCGACGGAAACGGTCGAGTGTCCGATTAGGACTGGCCGGGATCACGGTGCGACCGGTCCGGACAGGCCATAGAGGTCGTTCCCCGCCCAGTTGACGATGTCGCGTACCGGTTTCGACGGCGGTGCCGGGACGAAGTTGGCCGCGTCGTCGATGCTTCCGGTTCCGGTGTACTTCGCGCGGAGCGGGTACGGGAACACAGGGCGGGTGCGGAACACCTTGCCGTCGGCGTCGCGGCCGGTGGCGATGGTGCGGTCGGGTGAGGCGCCGCGTTCGACCCAGGCGACGAGCTCGCGTAGTGGGTCGTACTCGGTGAGTTTGTCGCCGTGGTAACAGTGGTAGAAACCGGGGACCATGAACAACCGGGCCCAGCTCTGTGTCGCGGCGGGACCGCCGGAGGCGCGGGTCAGCCGCTGGTAGTAGTCGGTGGTGCCGGGCGCCGGGATCGCCTGGTCCGCCCAGCCTTGCCAGAGGACGAGTTTCCCGCCGGAGCGGCGGAATTCGCGCAGGTCGGTCGACATCGCGTTGGAGCGGACGCCTTCGGGGATGAGGCGGTCGAATTCACGAGCGGTGAAGGTGAACTTCTCGACCGACGAGTGCGGTGTCCCGTTCGGGTAGGCCATGTACCTGAGGTAGTTGTCGGCGAGCGCGTACGCGTACGAGACGCCGCCGAGTTCCGGGGCCGGGATGATCCAGCCGTACCAGGCGAGTTCGGAGCCGACGGCCTGACCGGCCGGGTACAGCTTCCGGCCGCGCTCGTCGGTCGGCGGCGCGTAGAGCCTCTTGGTGGCCTCGACCTGTGCGGTGGTGAGACAGTCGGCGTTGTCCGTGCCCGGCGGGCAGGTGAGGGAGGCCGGGTTGAAGCGGCAGGCGCGCGGGTCGTCGATGGCTCCGTCGGCGAGGCCGTCGGACCGGTCGCAGGAGGCGACCGCGGCGGCGTGCAGTGCGGGGAGTTTGCCGGCGGTCAGGATCGGTTTTCCGTCGGCGCCGGTGTTCACTTTGGCCAGCCAGGTCTGGTAGACGCCGAAGAGCGGCCCCCAGAGGCCTGCCGGGGCGCCGGAGACGATGCCGTCGAAGTCGTGGGGGTAGCGCTGCGCCAGCAGGAGTCCCTCACGCCCGCAGCCACTGAAGTACGACTTCCTTGGCGGGGCGCCATAGAAGGCGGTGATGACCCGCTTCGAGGCGAGGGACACCACGTGGGGTGCGCGGAAGGCGAAGTCGTCACGGGCGGTTTGGTTGTTCTCCGCCCATTTCCCGTCGTCGAACACGAGCGGGGTGGTGCCGACGTGGCCGCCGTCGGTGGACGCGACCGCGACGTCACCGCCATGCGGGAGCCCGCAGTCCGTGAATGGCGGGGCGGTGACGCCGCCGCAGAAGCCGCCGCAGCCGACTTGCACGTACCGGCCGGCGTAGGTCGTGATGGGCAGCCTGAGCTGGAATCTCACGGCAGGTTCGACATAACCGCGGACGTCGCAGTTCTCGGGTTCGGTCGCCGTCGCCGGCACGACCGTGGCCGCCGTGACGTGGGTGACCGCGCCCGGCAGGTCGTAGGTGCGCACGAGTTCGGCGCAGGCCCGCACAGGGCGGAGTGTCGCTACGTCGGCTGCCGCCGCCGGTATCGGTATCAAGCCTGTCGTGATAAGCATCGCTACGCTGAGTATTGCCAACCGTCGCATGTCTCTACCCAGTTCCCTCGTGTCCTGAGTTGGAAGTCCGCGTTCATTTGAGTCCATTATGGACAGTTGTGGGTGAGGTAGGTGTGACAGGTGAGGCGTTGGTGCGGGGCCGTGAGCGGCGTCTCGGTTCTCTTGACAACCCGAAACGCCACTCACGCCCCCCGCCCGGCAAGCGGGGAGGCCCTCTCGGGAGTCAGCCCTTGATGGGGCTGCTCTGGTGCGAGAAGAGGCTCAGCTCGCCGTCTTCGCCGCGAACGACCGTCCACACCGCACGGATCTGGTTCTCCGGCGCGATCTCGGACTCGCCCGCCCGGATGATCCCGCCTTCGGTGATGACGATCGCGACGTTCGGACCGAGGAACTTGACCTCGAGCGGCCAGCCGTAGACGTGCGCTCCTTTGAGGCCGCCCTGGAAACCTGCGCGCATGAAGTCGCGGATCTGCTCCCGGCTGGTCAGCTGGTTGTCCTGCAGCAGCAGGCTGCCGTTCTCGGCGAAGACGTCGGCGAACGTGTCGGCGTCGTTCTTCAGCCAGGCGTCCTGAATGCGCTGCGGTACCGTGAGGACGGCCTTTTCGTCTTCACTGGTGAATGAACGGTAGAACGCCGTGTCCTCTTTGACCGCGTGGTCGGCGAGAATCGACGTGGCGTTGCCCCACGAATTGGTGGTCGGCACTGTGATCTCCCGTTAGTAGTCGTTACCAGCGGAGCGTTGCGCCGGCGCCGCGGGGGCTGTTCTGATAGACCGCGAGCTGCCACTCGTCGTCCTTCTTCACGACGACCCAGGTGGAGCGCACCGCGAGCTCTTCGTCGATTTCGGTCTCGCCGGGGGCGAGAATGCCGCCGTGGGTGCGCAGCAGTGCGACGGTGTCCGAGACGAACCGGACGTCGACCGGCTTGCCGGTGACGCCGCTGTCCTTGAACGGGCCGGCGTAGGCGGCGGTCATGAACGAGCCGATCGCGTCCCGGCCCTTCTTCAGCACGTCACCGGGGAGGATGAGGATGCCGTCCTCGGTGAACTGCTCGGCGACGCCGTAGCCGTCGTTCTTCGCCCATGCGGCGATAAGGCGCAACGGGACGTCAAGGGCTTCCTTTTCCTTCTCTCCGACGAAGGGGCCGTAGTAGTCGTCCAGCCTGGTCTGGTCGTCGTCAGTGGGTGCAGACACTGTGTTCTCCTTCAAGTGATCGGCTAACCAACGGCACAAATACGATTGGCCCCATACGCCCTTTACCTTCACACGCGCGATGGCCGGGGCACGTCTCCTGTTTTGCCACGCCGGACGTGCTTCTCACGCGCGATTCTTTGGTGTGCGCTCGCCGGATACGCGGGTTCGGCGCACTCGAGGAGACGCACCCGAATCTTCGCTGCGGAGACCATTACGACTCGGTACGGGTCCCGTGCCTGGCGGATCGTTCAGGTTATCAGGTAGTCGATCAAGGAGAGCCGGATGTCAGAGAAGGCCGCAACCCTCGTCGCGGGGGCCAAGCAATGGGCCACCTATTACGGAAAGTTCACACAAGGCGAGGAGAGCGTCGCGCTGACCGCTCCGCTGCGCGCCAGGGCCGCGTGGGACGCGAATGACGCCGACGCCTTCGCCGATCTCTTCACCGCCAACGGCAGCATCCTGGTCGACGACACGCAGTTGACCGATCCCGAGGCGATTCGGCTGTTCTTCAAGGAAGCCTTCGCCGGGGCGCTGCGCGGCACCACGCTGGTCATGGAGCCGGTCGACGTCAAGATCCTCGAGCCGGGCATCGCCGTGGTGATCACGGACGGCGGCGTGCTGTACGAGGGTGAGACCACGGTCCCCGTGGAGCGCACCGTGCGCGGCACCTGGGTGACCGTCCGGGTCGACGGCGAATGGCGGCTCGTTTCGCAGCAGACCAGTCCCATCAAGGGCTGAGCTCGAAGGAGAACGAGCCGATGAACGTCATCGTCGGGGTTTCGTCCGTGTCCGCCGCGGCGGGCACATCGCACGACATCGGGAGTGACTTCTCATGAGCAACCTCCAACGGCGGAACCCGGTCCCGGTAAGTCTTTCTTCGCCTTCCGGCCCGCGAGAAGGCACAGAGCCCGGCCTCGGGTGGGCCGGCGGCGGACGGGTCACGGGAACGACCGCGTCGCGTCGGGGGAATGGCGTGCCGGCATGACGGGGGAGGGCCTCGTGTCCGATGGCCCGAGCGCGCTGACTGCCGGCGAGGTCATCGTCCGCCGGTACTTCCGCGGGCCCCACCTGAGCATGGCCCAGGCCGCCAGGGTGGTGCGGCGGTCGGCGCACGGGCTCCTTCTGTGGGTCCCGATCGGGTCGGGCTTCGCGTCCCTTCGCTGCCCCGATGGGTCCCCCATGCGGGAGGAGCCGATCGATCGTGTCGCGGAGGCGCCGCTCGTCACGACCTCATGGCGCGACCGCGACGTGCTCATGCTCGTGCCGCCGGGGCGGGCGCACTCGGTGTGGTGGTTCTTCGACCGCGGTCGCTTCGAGGGCTGGTACGTCAACCTTGAGCGGCCGGCGGTGGGCTGGGCCGCCGGGACCACGGCCGGCCTCGACACGGTCGACCACACCCTCGACCTGCTTGTCGCTCCCGACGGCACCAGCCGGTGGAAGGACGAGGACGAGTTCCACTGGGCGACCGGCCGTCCGGGCTACTGGTCGGCCGACGAGGCGCGTGCGGTGCGCGCGGAGGGTCGCCGCCTGCGGCGCGCCGCCGCCGCGGGCCGGTTTCCCTTCGACGGGACTTGGTGCGATGTCCGGGTGGACTCGCTCGCTCCACCCATGCTGGACGGGGAGCTTTGGCGCTTGCGGCCCGCGGCGTGGACCCTCGCCGCCGCCGCGTGAGGAAGGCCGGTGCCCGTGCGCGTTCGTACGGTCGTGAAGGGCCCCTTCACTACCCTGAAGGTAGTGAAGGGGCCCTTCATTCACGACGTCGCCGTGATGACGACCGGAATTAATCATACCTGGGGACGTGTATTCCACACTTCCAGCGTCGGGTCGCGGCTCGGTACCGTCGTCCCCAGTATCCGGAAAAGGAGAGGCGAACACCTTCGAGAGCTACTGGCGAGCACGCGCGACCGGTCGACGCCTTTATTCGTGCTCTGCTCACCGCAATTCTGAGGTGGTCCGCCCGGGTGTCTCAGGCACTCCGTGGCGTCCGACGCGATCCAGACCGAGGTAACGTTAAGGAGTTCCACATGCGCGTAGCTTTCGTTATTTGGCCGGCGTCGGCACATCTGTATCCTTTGGTCCCGCTCGCGTGGGCGCTCAAAGCGGCGGGGCACGAGGTCTGTGTCGTTTCCCATCCGGCGATCGCGGCGGAGACCGCGTCGATGGGCCTGACCCCGGTGTCGGTATGCGACGCCGACAGCATGCCCGCGCTCATGGGGCCCGCGAGGCCCTATGTCACCGAGCGGGCCGATCTCGCGCGGATCACCGCCGCGTTGGACTTCGACTCCGACGACCCGGATCGTGAGCACTGGGACGTGTTGACCCAGTACTACGTGCCGTCGATGTGGGACTTCCTCCCTTACAAGGGCGACGCGAGCACTCCGCTGCCCGCCATGGACGGCTTGGTGAACTTCGCCCGCACATGGCAGCCCGACCTGGTGCTGTGGGATCCGACTGTCCCTGGCGGCGCGGTGGCGGCGCGTGTGTGCGGTGCGGCGCATGCCCGGTGGTGGACGGCGCCGGATGTCTTCAGCCGCAGCATGGACAGGATCGCCGAGGCCAACAGCAGACCGGGCGCCCCGCCGGTGGACAATCCGGTGGCCGAGACCGTGCGGCCGCTGGCTGATCGCTACGGCGTCGAGGTCGACACGGAGCTGTTGTTCGGGCAGTGGACGATGAATGTGCAGCCGCGAGCGGTGGGACCGGCCGTGTCCGCGCGGACGTTGTCGATGCGCTGGATTCCGCACGCGAGGCAGGAGGTCATGCCCGAGTGGATGTACCCGGTGCCGGACCGCCCACGGGTGGCCCTGTCGCTGGGTCTGTCCGAGCGGTCGTTCATGGCGGACGGATGGGCTCATATCCCGGCGCTGCTGGAAGCCGTGTCCGTGCTGGACGTCGAGGTC is a genomic window containing:
- a CDS encoding acyl-CoA dehydrogenase, with amino-acid sequence MPESPYTCDAPTGGPEIWAALGAADALRSAYRGGDPALGVDPAGIGHLLSEVDAQASVGATLSLCVQLATAVPLLATGSGPSEAALADALAGNSVTALAATDTNAGSDLTALGTEVTIGDRELVLNGGKRWITNATQADQILVLARHRPGRHFTNFTWVLVPASAPGVTARRADTELFAGAGVGQLTFEDVRLPREHLVGRPGRGLAAFARQIAVERLAGALWAVALCRRALAATKTRLEDSARSDEPLWRHDGIRQRFATCVVAVRQLHALCQELGDRVASGHDTAAAALLKAGAGMTVERVLAECAQLQGADGFATGGAQWLRAQAAVFGIGGGATEVVLSAVADSADMLLAETA
- a CDS encoding amino acid adenylation domain-containing protein, with product MNDARTLDDWFTATVAEFGDLTALEVAGERFSYTELDALARGLAGVLIAEHGGAPARIGLLAARCPLAYAGYLAALRLGATVVPLNPAFPAARNAAITRAARLDLVLAQKDTPGYDDLPVPVVWADPRLDTFRAGADPVLPSSTAGPEDLAYILFTSGSTGTPKGVPIQHRNVSAYLDYVIPLYGLGPGARVSQIFDLTFDPSVRDMFLAWGSGATLVVPSGNDILAPVRFVNRARLTHWCSVPSVVSFAMRLRGLAPGSMPTLRWSVFCGEALTTSQAEAWQAAAPDSALENSYGPTEVTITCTGYRLPEQVGRWPRTANGTVPIGTMYPALETLIVGDDGTRSEDGELCVRGPQRFPGYLDPAENVGRFVTFDGERAGVYDGSAPLTEQHWYRTGDRVRVEDGQLVHYGRLDHQIKIRGYRVELGEIEAALRAQPGVRDAFVVAVAGLNGELDLEAAYTGVAQDAEVLLACLRTRLPNYMVPRGVTAFDRLPLNPNGKVDRAALAASLGAGD
- a CDS encoding propionyl-CoA synthetase, giving the protein MGTYTETYRRSLEDADGFWLEAAKAIDWTRPPTKALDDANAPMYRWFSDGELNTSFNTLDRHVNAGHGDRTALIWDSPVTGSTRRYTYAELLDEVARFAGALASLGVAKGDRVLVYLPVVPEAVIAMLACARLGAVHSVVFGGFAPKELAARIDDAKPKVIVAASCGIEPTRTVEYQPIIDAALGVTSHQPDHVVYLQRERARAELGERDLDWTDVIRDASPAEPVPVAATDPLYILYTSGTTGKPKGVVRDTGGHAVALAWSMGAVYDIHPGDVWWAASDVGWVVGHSYIVYAPLLIGATTVLYEGKPVGTPDAGAFWRVIAEHGVNALFAAPTALRAIKKIDPDATELAKYDISRFRTLFMAGERLDPETYHWASGKLGVPVIDHWWQTETGWPIAANPRGLEPMPVKAGSSTKPVPGWDVRILDRAGGQLPAGEEGAIVITLPLPPGSLPTLWGADERYREEYLSQHPGYYLTGDSGYIDEDGYLFVMGRTDDVINVAGHRLSTGSIEAVLASHPAVAECAVIGIKDQLKGQLPRGFVVLKTGADIDDSTLSSELVALVRQDIGPFAAFRDVSIVEALPKTRSGKILRKTMRGIADGRTDPVPPTIEDPAVLEALRAVLCGS
- a CDS encoding tannase/feruloyl esterase family alpha/beta hydrolase; this encodes MLSVAMLITTGLIPIPAAAADVATLRPVRACAELVRTYDLPGAVTHVTAATVVPATATEPENCDVRGYVEPAVRFQLRLPITTYAGRYVQVGCGGFCGGVTAPPFTDCGLPHGGDVAVASTDGGHVGTTPLVFDDGKWAENNQTARDDFAFRAPHVVSLASKRVITAFYGAPPRKSYFSGCGREGLLLAQRYPHDFDGIVSGAPAGLWGPLFGVYQTWLAKVNTGADGKPILTAGKLPALHAAAVASCDRSDGLADGAIDDPRACRFNPASLTCPPGTDNADCLTTAQVEATKRLYAPPTDERGRKLYPAGQAVGSELAWYGWIIPAPELGGVSYAYALADNYLRYMAYPNGTPHSSVEKFTFTAREFDRLIPEGVRSNAMSTDLREFRRSGGKLVLWQGWADQAIPAPGTTDYYQRLTRASGGPAATQSWARLFMVPGFYHCYHGDKLTEYDPLRELVAWVERGASPDRTIATGRDADGKVFRTRPVFPYPLRAKYTGTGSIDDAANFVPAPPSKPVRDIVNWAGNDLYGLSGPVAP
- a CDS encoding SgcJ/EcaC family oxidoreductase produces the protein MPTTNSWGNATSILADHAVKEDTAFYRSFTSEDEKAVLTVPQRIQDAWLKNDADTFADVFAENGSLLLQDNQLTSREQIRDFMRAGFQGGLKGAHVYGWPLEVKFLGPNVAIVITEGGIIRAGESEIAPENQIRAVWTVVRGEDGELSLFSHQSSPIKG
- a CDS encoding SgcJ/EcaC family oxidoreductase is translated as MSAPTDDDQTRLDDYYGPFVGEKEKEALDVPLRLIAAWAKNDGYGVAEQFTEDGILILPGDVLKKGRDAIGSFMTAAYAGPFKDSGVTGKPVDVRFVSDTVALLRTHGGILAPGETEIDEELAVRSTWVVVKKDDEWQLAVYQNSPRGAGATLRW
- a CDS encoding SgcJ/EcaC family oxidoreductase, encoding MSEKAATLVAGAKQWATYYGKFTQGEESVALTAPLRARAAWDANDADAFADLFTANGSILVDDTQLTDPEAIRLFFKEAFAGALRGTTLVMEPVDVKILEPGIAVVITDGGVLYEGETTVPVERTVRGTWVTVRVDGEWRLVSQQTSPIKG
- a CDS encoding DUF402 domain-containing protein, with the translated sequence MSDGPSALTAGEVIVRRYFRGPHLSMAQAARVVRRSAHGLLLWVPIGSGFASLRCPDGSPMREEPIDRVAEAPLVTTSWRDRDVLMLVPPGRAHSVWWFFDRGRFEGWYVNLERPAVGWAAGTTAGLDTVDHTLDLLVAPDGTSRWKDEDEFHWATGRPGYWSADEARAVRAEGRRLRRAAAAGRFPFDGTWCDVRVDSLAPPMLDGELWRLRPAAWTLAAAA
- a CDS encoding nucleotide disphospho-sugar-binding domain-containing protein: MRVAFVIWPASAHLYPLVPLAWALKAAGHEVCVVSHPAIAAETASMGLTPVSVCDADSMPALMGPARPYVTERADLARITAALDFDSDDPDREHWDVLTQYYVPSMWDFLPYKGDASTPLPAMDGLVNFARTWQPDLVLWDPTVPGGAVAARVCGAAHARWWTAPDVFSRSMDRIAEANSRPGAPPVDNPVAETVRPLADRYGVEVDTELLFGQWTMNVQPRAVGPAVSARTLSMRWIPHARQEVMPEWMYPVPDRPRVALSLGLSERSFMADGWAHIPALLEAVSVLDVEVVATLNDKQLSQVDKIPDNVRVVDFVPLNQLMPTCDLLIHHGGMGTVMPAIANGVRQIVVDFVGHEIVATPSSGEEKLGRSRYSLGPALARYVTDSGAGLVMNVSKPDALEMREQIMRVLTEPSFQEGTDRLRRDLLSTPGPSEFVPILERLTDEHRRR